From the genome of Ovis aries strain OAR_USU_Benz2616 breed Rambouillet chromosome 5, ARS-UI_Ramb_v3.0, whole genome shotgun sequence:
cttttctccacataTGTCCATCTTTCTTCACCCTGTGCCTCATCCCTCACAAAAAAAGGGGCTCAGCTACAAAGTACCCAGCTGCCCTGGTTTTTCCTCCACTTCCTTCAAATCCCCACATTCTCCCATGCTGCTCACCTTGTACTCATGTACCGCTTCGTCTAATGGCACCACACTATGCTGTTTGTGGCTCCTGGATTCTCGACATATCACACAGATGGCCTCTTTGTCCACCTCACAGTAGAGTTTCAGAGCTTCCTGGTGTTTGGAGCAGATGCCCTGATCATTCAACCGGCTCTCTCGATTAGGAGTGGGACACATCTGGCGAATTATCTGGACCATGTTCGCCAGTTGCAAGTTGGGACGAAAGCTGCGACGCTTAAAGCTCTTTCGGCATTGGGGGCAAGTGAACTGCCGTGGAGGGGCTGGAGGCGGGGCTAGGTGAGTGTCAGGGTAGAGCTCTTCGTCGTCCTCGTCGTATTCTTCCAAAATCTCCTCCTCTTGCAGGTAGACGTTAATTCTCAGGTCTTGTCTTAAGCCTCCCAGGTAGTAGTCCGTATCTTCCTCCTGGTCCCACACATAATCCATGCTGTCCCTTATGCCACCGTCACCGACCCAGGGTTCATCATCCTCTTGGTCCTGGAACAACTCGTCAGCATCCCCCTGGTATAAAACCTCCCGAATGGAGTTGCCCCATCCACCGATGGCCCCTACTGCCTCGTCGTCGTCCTCGTCCTCCTCCCAttcatcttcctcttcctccctgtcTTGCTCATCTTCCTTGCCCCACAGCTGGGTCACACACCCTCGGCAAAAGTTATGACCACAGCCGATGGACACGGGATCCTTGAAGTAATCTAGGCAGATGGCACACACGGCTTCCTCCTGAAGTGTCTGCAAGGGATTAGGAGTAGTGGCACTGCCAGCCATCTTAACGCGCTGCCGGTTGGTGTGGATGCGTCAGTTCACAGCCGAGGAGCAGGGGAAGCACCTGCGGACCTGCCTCCAAGCTACGCTGGTGATTCAAAGCTGTCCCCAACTCTGCTCTCCCACCTCAGGCTCTCAGAGAAtccctgcttccttctctcaGGCGCTCCCTGAACTCACAGCTGTCCTCCGAAGGCAGTGGGGAAAGAACCAGGCTGCGGCCCCCCACTTCCCTTCGAAACTCAGCGTTCAAACTCCGACCACTCCACGGTTCTCGCCTGCCTCCGGGCGTCCGCGACCCGGCGGCGTTTTTCTCCTCAGAAGCCGGCGCTCCTCACTCCGTCGGAGGCAACCGAAAATGACGTAGGCACGCTAACACGCGGGAGACGGCGGACTGGGCAGGCGGAGGACCACGTCTCTATGGTACCCCCGGAAACTCGCGAGGCAAGAAC
Proteins encoded in this window:
- the TRIM52 gene encoding E3 ubiquitin-protein ligase TRIM52 isoform X1, producing MAGSATTPNPLQTLQEEAVCAICLDYFKDPVSIGCGHNFCRGCVTQLWGKEDEQDREEEEDEWEEDEDDDEAVGAIGGWGNSIREVLYQGDADELFQDQEDDEPWVGDGGIRDSMDYVWDQEEDTDYYLGGLRQDLRINVYLQEEEILEEYDEDDEELYPDTHLAPPPAPPRQFTCPQCRKSFKRRSFRPNLQLANMVQIIRQMCPTPNRESRLNDQGICSKHQEALKLYCEVDKEAICVICRESRSHKQHSVVPLDEAVHEYKDSQAEKAMAPHSSTLAWKIPWTEEPGRLQSLRIGHD
- the TRIM52 gene encoding E3 ubiquitin-protein ligase TRIM52 isoform X3, whose product is MAGSATTPNPLQTLQEEAVCAICLDYFKDPVSIGCGHNFCRGCVTQLWGKEDEQDREEEEDEWEEDEDDDEAVGAIGGWGNSIREVLYQGDADELFQDQEDDEPWVGDGGIRDSMDYVWDQEEDTDYYLGGLRQDLRINVYLQEEEILEEYDEDDEELYPDTHLAPPPAPPRQFTCPQCRKSFKRRSFRPNLQLANMVQIIRQMCPTPNRESRLNDQGICSKHQEALKLYCEVDKEAICVICRESRSHKQHSVVPLDEAVHEYKEKKMEKLVKPCIPSAAITLRGN
- the TRIM52 gene encoding E3 ubiquitin-protein ligase TRIM52 isoform X2, whose translation is MAGSATTPNPLQTLQEEAVCAICLDYFKDPVSIGCGHNFCRGCVTQLWGKEDEQDREEEEDEWEEDEDDDEAVGAIGGWGNSIREVLYQGDADELFQDQEDDEPWVGDGGIRDSMDYVWDQEEDTDYYLGGLRQDLRINVYLQEEEILEEYDEDDEELYPDTHLAPPPAPPRQFTCPQCRKSFKRRSFRPNLQLANMVQIIRQMCPTPNRESRLNDQGICSKHQEALKLYCEVDKEAICVICRESRSHKQHSVVPLDEAVHEYKLPPVKPFIALQEGPEASIISTPVFLLFPLR
- the TRIM52 gene encoding E3 ubiquitin-protein ligase TRIM52 isoform X4, yielding MAGSATTPNPLQTLQEEAVCAICLDYFKDPVSIGCGHNFCRGCVTQLWGKEDEQDREEEEDEWEEDEDDDEAVGAIGGWGNSIREVLYQGDADELFQDQEDDEPWVGDGGIRDSMDYVWDQEEDTDYYLGGLRQDLRINVYLQEEEILEEYDEDDEELYPDTHLAPPPAPPRQFTCPQCRKSFKRRSFRPNLQLANMVQIIRQMCPTPNRESRLNDQGICSKHQEALKLYCEVDKEAICVICRESRSHKQHSVVPLDEAVHEYKNSS